Proteins encoded within one genomic window of Plasmodium cynomolgi strain B DNA, chromosome 11, whole genome shotgun sequence:
- a CDS encoding hypothetical protein (putative) — protein MNPVRTIFCKGRQAVRGKSTPFLINSSFNLIGRRDINMGMKKLNKDAPGEGINYTVNQPKAVRVPIMRFFYGVIILMAAVPICQTLYETNKYYEESRL, from the exons atgaatcccGTACGGACCATATTTTGTAAAGGCCGCCAAGCGGTCAGGGGGAAAAGCACACCTTTCCTCATTAATAGCAGCTTTAACCTTATTGGAAGGAGGGACATCAACATGGGCATGAAGAAACTGAACAAGGATGCCCCCGGTGAAGGAATAAACTACACGGTCAACCAACCAAAGGCAGTACGCGTACCAATAATGCGATTTTTCTACGGCGTTATCATTCTTATGGCAGCTGTCCCTATATGTCAGACCCTCTACGAGACGAATAAGTATTACGAGGAG tCACGTCTTTAA
- a CDS encoding 20S proteasome subunit alpha type 2 (putative) — protein sequence MADGEYSFSLTTFSPTGKLVQIEYALNRVSSSSPALGIRAKNGVIIATEKKNPNELIEENSIYKIQQISEHIGIVYAGMPGDFRVLLKRARKEAIRYSLQYGNEILVKELVKEIASIVQEFTQTGGVRPFGLSLLICGIDAYGYHLYQIDPSGCYFNWLATCIGKDYQNNISFLEKRYSTDIEVEDAIHTAILTLKESYEGVMNEKNIEIGVACNDKPFKILTPNEIKDYLIEIE from the exons atGGCCGATGGGGAATACAGCTTTTCCTTGACAACCTTTAGCCCCACGGGGAAGTTAGTGCAAATTGAATATGCCCTGAATAGGGTCTCCAGCAGTTCCCCTGCCTTAG gcATCCGAGCCAAGAATGGTGTCATAATCGcaacggagaaaaaaaacccaaatgAACTGATAGAAGAAAACAGCATATACAAAATACAGCAGATCAGCGAGCATATCGGGATTGTCTACGCAGGAATGCCTGGAGACTTCCGGGTGCTACTGAAGCGTGCCCGCAAGGAAGCAATCAGATACTCCCTACAGTATGGAAATGAAATTTTGGTGAAAGAGCTTGTTAAAGAAATAGCTTCCATAGTGCAGGAGTTTACTCAAACGGGTGGGGTGAGACCATTTGGCTTGTCCTTACTGATCTGTGGCATAGATGCTTATGGGTACCACCTGTATCAAATTGACCCCTCCGGATGTTACTTCAATTGGCTAGCTACGTGCATAGGAAAGGACTACCAGaataatatttcctttttggagaaaagaTACAGCACTGACATCGAGGTGGAGGACGCCATACACACAGCCATCCTCACGCTCAAGGAGAGCTACGAGGGCGTCATGAACGAGAAGAACATCGAAATAGGTGTGGCCTGCAATGACAAGCCCTTTAAAATTCTGACCCCCAACGAGATTAAGGACTACCTCATCGAGATAGAGTGA